A genomic region of Nostoc sp. UHCC 0702 contains the following coding sequences:
- a CDS encoding calcium-binding protein, with amino-acid sequence MANINGTNVNDILNGTTSDDLIRGLGGNDVLYSNGGNDTLDGGTGNDTVNAASTSGNNTIKGGNGNDYLDITSSSGDNSLDAGSGNDSLNASSSTGNNTLKGGSGNDYLDISYSTGDNSLEGGADDDIFNAISTTGNNTLKGGSGNDSFYISAPDVAPSSLATQTVDGGTGEDYLSIDYSNASVGITSSFDADIKQRTITAGTNQVSYRNLEALEVTGTAFDDSISISLYYFETVYDYRAIAASGNNTLNGGAGNDSLSANYSTGNNLLSGGDGNDSLSANSYYLAGYSDTIDTLYASSGNNTLDGGAGDDRLSVDVSVGDNLLDGGDGNDYLSASGDFFYDYDYLFGYPASGNNTLNGGAGDDSLNVDGSVGDNLLDGGDGNDYLSASGSTVSAFRSFVTFYTDGNNTLDGGAGNDSLYVYHSRGNNLLLGGDGNDYLSASGYFSPNNSSSYGYVPSGKNTLDGGTGDDSLIAEFSIGNNILDGGSGNDSLSVNNSTGDNLLSGGDGNDYLSASGYYYSDNYYFDDRTYLDYTGNNTLNGGVGDDSLVADYSTGDNLLSGGDGNDYLSASGEQYIQLLYYLSSFPGDIIYISTSGNNTLNGGAGNDSLYAEISIGDNTLLGDTGDDSLSANYSRGNNLLDGGDGNDYLSASGNTSYSYTQYFLDQDYNLYSEEIPVYVSTSGNNTLFGGAGDDNLNVDASAGANLLDGGDGNDTLFASGYSLPNDNNPEEYTLYASSGNNTLNGGAGNDSLSVDISVGDNLLDGGDGNDTLSASGNIDYTYYKRIYSGESYSGEYVTVSVSPSGNNTLNGGAGDDSLYVDISVGDNLLDGGDGNDYLSASGDFGSNGESVYGDASSGNNTLNGGAGDDTLYVDGSTGNNLLNGGDGNDSLSASPYFIDIFRGFYPYGGNGNNTLDGGAGNDILSVNRSTGNNVLNGGTGNDILSVNDSTGNNTLNGGTGDDSLNANFSTGNNTLNGDAGNDSLNANNSIGDNLLSGGDGNDTLSASGYSYSGNTYNSDRYYSDYTGNNTLNGGAGDDSLIADYSTGDNLLSGGDGNDYLSASREAYITTYYYFSSTPDKFVYVSTSGNNTLNGGAGDDSLYVEYSIGDNTLLGDTGNDSLSANYSRGNNLLDGGDGNDYLSASGNTSYTYTRYFFDEDYNLNSEEVTVAVSTSGNNTLNGGAGDDNLNVSISYGDNLLDGGDGDDYLFAAGAFGNNTLIGGNGDDTLIGGNGDDILIGDAGIDSFGFNSYNEGIDSLYDFSAADEQILLSADGFTDGLSIGLLLESQFTLGVSATSSEQRLIYNDSTGALYFDSDGTGGGFSQVQFAQLDTGLSLTANNFVVV; translated from the coding sequence ATGGCAAACATCAATGGAACTAATGTAAACGACATCCTCAATGGCACAACAAGCGATGACTTGATTCGAGGCTTGGGAGGTAATGATGTTTTATATAGTAACGGCGGCAACGACACACTAGATGGAGGTACTGGGAACGATACTGTGAATGCTGCTTCTACGAGTGGCAACAATACCATTAAGGGTGGAAATGGCAATGACTATTTAGATATCACTTCTTCTAGTGGGGATAACAGTTTAGATGCAGGCTCAGGTAATGATAGTCTCAATGCATCTAGTAGTACTGGCAATAACACACTTAAGGGTGGAAGCGGCAATGATTATTTAGATATTAGCTACTCTACAGGAGATAACAGTTTAGAGGGAGGCGCTGATGATGATATCTTCAATGCTATTTCAACTACTGGCAATAACACACTCAAGGGTGGAAGTGGCAATGACTCGTTTTATATTAGCGCCCCAGATGTTGCCCCCTCTTCTCTAGCCACTCAAACAGTAGATGGGGGGACGGGTGAGGATTATTTGTCCATTGATTACAGCAATGCGAGTGTGGGAATCACTTCCAGTTTCGATGCTGATATTAAGCAACGCACAATTACCGCAGGCACTAATCAAGTCAGCTACCGTAATCTCGAAGCATTAGAGGTTACAGGTACAGCATTTGATGATAGCATCTCCATCTCTCTATACTACTTCGAAACTGTGTATGACTATCGCGCCATAGCCGCCTCTGGTAATAACACGCTTAATGGTGGCGCTGGTAACGATTCCTTGAGTGCTAACTATTCAACAGGTAACAATTTACTTTCTGGTGGCGATGGCAATGATAGTCTCTCTGCCAATAGCTACTACTTAGCAGGCTACTCTGACACAATAGATACCCTCTACGCCTCATCAGGCAATAATACCTTAGATGGTGGCGCTGGTGACGATCGCTTGTCTGTTGACGTTTCAGTTGGGGATAATCTACTTGATGGGGGCGATGGCAATGATTATCTTTCTGCCTCTGGGGACTTCTTTTATGATTATGATTATCTATTTGGCTATCCTGCCTCTGGCAATAACACCCTCAACGGTGGTGCTGGTGATGATTCGTTGAATGTTGACGGTTCAGTTGGGGATAATCTTCTTGATGGTGGCGATGGCAATGATTATCTCTCGGCCTCTGGCTCCACCGTCAGTGCTTTCAGGAGTTTTGTTACTTTTTACACAGATGGCAATAACACGCTAGATGGTGGTGCTGGTAACGACAGTTTGTATGTTTACCATTCAAGAGGTAATAACCTGCTGTTAGGGGGCGATGGTAATGATTATCTCTCTGCATCTGGCTACTTTTCTCCGAACAACTCTAGTTCATATGGTTATGTCCCTTCTGGCAAAAACACCTTAGATGGTGGCACTGGTGACGATTCTTTGATTGCTGAATTTTCAATAGGCAATAACATTTTAGATGGTGGCAGTGGTAACGATTCTTTGAGTGTTAACAATTCAACAGGTGATAATCTTCTGTCTGGTGGCGATGGCAATGATTATCTCTCTGCCTCTGGCTATTACTACTCCGACAACTACTACTTTGATGATCGCACTTACTTAGACTACACCGGCAATAACACCCTCAACGGTGGTGTTGGTGACGATTCTTTGGTTGCTGATTATTCAACAGGCGACAATTTGCTGTCTGGTGGAGATGGCAATGATTATCTCTCTGCTTCTGGCGAACAGTATATTCAGCTGTTGTATTATTTGTCCTCCTTTCCTGGTGATATTATTTACATATCCACTTCAGGCAATAACACGCTCAACGGTGGTGCTGGTAACGATAGTTTGTATGCTGAGATTTCAATAGGCGATAACACTCTACTTGGTGACACTGGTGATGATTCATTGAGTGCTAACTATTCAAGAGGCAATAATCTGCTGGATGGTGGCGATGGCAATGATTATCTTTCTGCCTCTGGCAATACCAGCTACAGCTACACCCAGTACTTTCTAGACCAAGATTACAATTTATATAGCGAAGAAATACCTGTATATGTCTCCACCTCAGGCAATAACACCCTATTTGGTGGCGCTGGCGACGATAACTTAAATGTTGACGCTTCAGCAGGTGCTAACCTACTCGATGGTGGCGATGGCAATGATACTCTTTTTGCCTCTGGCTACTCATTACCAAACGACAACAACCCAGAAGAATATACCCTCTACGCCTCGTCAGGCAATAACACACTCAATGGTGGCGCTGGTAATGATTCTTTGAGTGTTGACATTTCAGTTGGCGATAATCTGCTTGATGGTGGTGATGGTAATGATACTCTTTCTGCCTCTGGCAACATCGATTACACTTACTACAAGCGCATCTACTCTGGTGAGAGTTACTCAGGCGAATATGTAACTGTGTCTGTCTCCCCATCAGGCAATAACACGCTCAACGGTGGCGCTGGTGACGATAGTTTGTATGTTGACATTTCAGTTGGTGATAACCTGCTTGATGGTGGTGATGGCAATGATTATCTTTCCGCCTCTGGCGACTTCGGCTCGAACGGCGAATCTGTATATGGCGATGCCTCTTCTGGCAATAACACGCTCAACGGTGGCGCTGGTGATGATACTTTGTATGTTGACGGTTCAACAGGCAATAACCTACTCAATGGTGGTGATGGTAATGATTCTCTATCTGCCTCTCCCTACTTCATCGACATCTTCAGAGGTTTTTATCCTTATGGCGGAAATGGCAATAACACCTTAGATGGTGGTGCTGGTAACGATATCTTGAGTGTAAATCGCTCAACAGGCAATAACGTACTCAATGGTGGCACTGGTAACGATATCTTGAGTGTAAATGACTCAACAGGCAATAACACGCTCAATGGTGGCACTGGTGATGATTCCTTGAATGCTAACTTTTCAACAGGGAATAACACGCTCAATGGTGATGCGGGTAATGATTCCTTGAATGCTAACAATTCAATAGGCGATAATTTACTCTCTGGGGGTGATGGCAATGATACTCTGTCTGCCTCTGGCTATTCCTACTCCGGAAACACCTACAACAGCGATCGCTATTACTCAGACTACACTGGCAATAACACTCTCAACGGTGGTGCTGGTGACGATTCTTTGATTGCTGATTATTCAACAGGCGACAATTTACTCTCTGGGGGTGATGGCAATGATTATCTTTCTGCCTCTCGTGAAGCGTACATTACGACCTACTACTACTTCTCCTCAACTCCTGATAAATTTGTTTATGTATCCACCTCAGGCAATAACACGCTCAACGGTGGTGCTGGTGACGATAGTTTGTATGTTGAGTATTCAATAGGCGATAACACCCTACTTGGTGACACTGGTAATGATTCATTAAGTGCTAACTATTCAAGAGGCAATAATCTGCTGGATGGCGGCGATGGCAATGATTATCTTTCTGCCTCTGGCAACACCAGCTACACTTACACCCGGTATTTCTTTGACGAAGATTACAACTTAAACAGTGAAGAAGTAACTGTGGCTGTCTCCACATCAGGCAACAACACCCTCAACGGTGGCGCTGGTGACGATAACTTAAATGTTAGTATCTCATATGGCGATAACCTGCTTGATGGCGGTGATGGCGATGATTATCTATTTGCTGCTGGTGCCTTTGGCAATAACACCCTAATAGGTGGCAATGGCGATGATACCCTAATAGGTGGCAATGGCGATGATATCCTAATTGGTGATGCTGGTATCGATAGCTTTGGTT
- a CDS encoding Uma2 family endonuclease, with amino-acid sequence MFNYNPLECLPSSAELPDSDDTPVDNELQILIPNLLLAILASIWQNRDDWFFGINMGVYYTPSKKAIVPDGFLSLGVERFVGENGRSSYVFWEEEGIAPILALEVVSQTYNGEYEQKKIDYAELGILYYVIYAPTRLRRKRQRLEVYRLVDGQYILQPGDKIWMPEIGLSIGREQGTYQGRTREWLYWYDDNGNRYQTPEEQLQNLLARLQQQGIDPNTL; translated from the coding sequence ATGTTCAACTACAATCCTTTAGAATGCCTACCTTCATCAGCAGAATTACCAGATTCAGATGATACTCCCGTGGATAACGAACTGCAAATATTAATTCCCAACTTATTGTTAGCCATCTTAGCCTCAATTTGGCAAAACCGCGATGACTGGTTTTTCGGCATTAACATGGGAGTTTATTATACACCCAGTAAGAAAGCCATAGTTCCTGATGGTTTCTTGAGTTTAGGGGTGGAACGTTTTGTTGGAGAAAATGGACGTTCCAGCTATGTTTTTTGGGAAGAAGAGGGAATTGCACCAATTTTAGCTTTAGAAGTTGTTTCTCAAACTTACAATGGCGAATATGAACAAAAGAAAATAGACTATGCCGAATTAGGCATTTTGTATTATGTCATTTATGCACCAACGCGGCTACGTCGCAAGCGTCAACGTTTAGAAGTTTATCGCTTAGTTGACGGTCAATATATTTTACAACCAGGCGATAAAATTTGGATGCCGGAAATAGGTTTAAGTATTGGACGGGAACAGGGTACTTATCAAGGAAGAACACGAGAATGGTTATATTGGTATGACGATAATGGTAATAGATACCAAACCCCAGAAGAACAATTACAAAATCTTTTAGCCAGATTACAACAGCAAGGAATTGATCCTAACACACTTTAA
- the modB gene encoding molybdate ABC transporter permease subunit, with the protein MPQDLSPLWISLKTSLLATFITFFIGIAAAYWMLGYRGKAKSLIEGLFVAPLILPPTVVGFILLVFFGKNGPAGKLMQSFDFSVVFTWYGAAIAATVVAFPLMYKTALGAFEQIDQNLLRVARTLGANESTIFWRISLPLAAPGIVAATTLAFARALGEFGATLMLAGNIPGQTQTIPMAIYFAVEAGAMDEAWFWAIAIMVISLSGIIAVNFWQERREFLSRGGGEQGCGGAGGAGEQGSRGAGGEVISTFYTVQSGSEFGLLVDIEKILSGFDLNVTFTTDRQPLGLLGGSGAGKSMILRCIAGIETPTKGRIVLNGRVLFDSQQKINIPSRDRRIGLLVQNYALFPNMTVAENIAFGLPKGLSKLATKQQVQVQLLAVQLEGLGDRYPHQLSGGQQQRVALARALASQPEVLLLDEPFSALDTHLRSQLEQQMVTTLACYQGIALFVTHNMEEAYRVCPNLLVMEQGKAIQYGSKQDIFERPATVSVAQLTGCKNFSKAVVKASQEVEAVDWGCSLQVMEPIPNQLFSVGIRAHQLTFTNDSSQENTFPCWLVRTSETPHRMTLFLKLHSSPSNPNDFHLQAEVFKEKWAIMKDQPLPWYVRLDSLRLILME; encoded by the coding sequence ATGCCACAAGATTTATCTCCACTTTGGATTTCGCTGAAGACATCTTTACTTGCTACATTTATTACTTTTTTTATCGGTATTGCTGCTGCCTATTGGATGCTAGGATATCGCGGCAAAGCCAAATCTTTAATTGAAGGTTTATTTGTCGCTCCCCTGATTTTACCTCCGACTGTGGTTGGTTTTATACTATTGGTCTTTTTTGGCAAAAATGGCCCCGCAGGGAAACTGATGCAGTCTTTTGACTTCAGCGTTGTCTTTACTTGGTATGGTGCAGCGATCGCAGCTACTGTGGTAGCCTTTCCCTTGATGTATAAAACTGCACTAGGAGCTTTTGAACAAATTGATCAAAATCTGCTGCGGGTAGCTAGAACTCTTGGTGCTAATGAATCGACAATCTTTTGGCGCATCAGTTTACCCCTAGCGGCTCCTGGCATTGTAGCAGCCACTACTTTAGCTTTTGCCCGCGCTTTGGGGGAATTTGGCGCTACTTTGATGCTTGCTGGTAACATCCCCGGACAAACCCAGACCATTCCAATGGCGATTTATTTCGCGGTAGAAGCCGGCGCAATGGATGAAGCCTGGTTTTGGGCGATCGCAATTATGGTAATTTCTTTATCTGGAATTATTGCAGTTAATTTCTGGCAAGAACGTAGGGAGTTCTTGAGCAGGGGTGGGGGGGAGCAGGGGTGCGGGGGAGCAGGAGGAGCAGGGGAGCAGGGGAGCAGGGGAGCAGGGGGGGAAGTTATTTCTACATTTTATACTGTGCAATCTGGTTCTGAGTTTGGGTTGTTGGTAGATATCGAGAAGATACTTAGTGGGTTTGATTTAAATGTTACTTTCACAACTGATAGGCAGCCTCTGGGATTATTGGGGGGGTCTGGGGCTGGTAAGAGTATGATTTTGCGGTGTATTGCTGGCATAGAAACACCAACCAAAGGTCGGATTGTTTTGAATGGACGAGTATTATTTGATTCTCAACAAAAGATTAATATTCCCAGTCGCGATCGCCGCATTGGTCTTTTAGTACAGAATTATGCATTGTTCCCGAACATGACTGTGGCAGAAAATATTGCTTTCGGCTTGCCTAAAGGACTGTCAAAATTAGCTACTAAGCAGCAGGTGCAAGTCCAGCTATTAGCAGTACAATTAGAGGGATTAGGCGATCGCTATCCGCATCAACTTTCTGGCGGTCAGCAACAGCGGGTAGCACTGGCGAGAGCTTTGGCAAGTCAACCGGAAGTACTGTTATTAGATGAACCATTTTCTGCACTGGATACTCACTTACGTAGTCAACTAGAGCAGCAAATGGTGACAACATTAGCCTGTTACCAAGGTATCGCCCTGTTTGTCACTCACAATATGGAAGAGGCTTACCGAGTTTGCCCCAATTTATTGGTAATGGAGCAGGGAAAAGCGATACAGTACGGCTCTAAACAAGATATTTTCGAGCGTCCCGCCACTGTCAGCGTTGCTCAATTAACAGGTTGCAAGAACTTCTCAAAGGCTGTTGTCAAAGCATCTCAAGAAGTGGAAGCTGTTGACTGGGGTTGCAGCCTGCAAGTGATGGAACCGATTCCCAACCAGTTATTTTCCGTGGGAATTCGCGCCCATCAGTTAACCTTTACCAACGACTCATCCCAGGAAAACACTTTTCCCTGCTGGTTAGTGAGGACTAGCGAAACACCCCACAGAATGACGCTGTTTCTCAAACTGCATTCTTCCCCCAGCAATCCTAATGATTTTCATCTGCAAGCGGAAGTCTTCAAGGAAAAATGGGCGATTATGAAAGACCAGCCTTTGCCGTGGTATGTTCGTTTAGATTCTCTGCGATTGATTTTGATGGAATAA
- a CDS encoding 6-carboxytetrahydropterin synthase, translating into MQCIVNRRAQFSASHRYWLSELSEAENIEKFGACSQFPGHGHNYVLFISLAGELDKYGMVLNLSDVKQVIKREITSQLDFSYLNDVWAEFQQTLPTTENIARVIWQRLAPHLPLVRVQLFEHPELWADYIGNGMEAYLSTSTHFSAAHRLAHPDLSNEENAEIYGKCARPHGHGHNYHLEVTVKGEIAPRTGMIVDLVALNRVIEDYVLEPFDHTFLNKDIPYFAQVVPTAENIALYISKVLRSPIQELGVKLDKVKLIESPNNSCEIYATDLESNHSLVTDAVLASL; encoded by the coding sequence ATGCAATGCATTGTTAATCGCCGCGCTCAGTTTTCGGCAAGCCACCGTTATTGGTTGTCAGAACTGAGTGAAGCCGAAAATATTGAAAAATTTGGTGCTTGCTCTCAATTTCCTGGACACGGACATAATTATGTCTTATTTATCTCCCTAGCTGGAGAATTGGATAAATATGGCATGGTGCTGAACTTGTCAGACGTGAAACAGGTAATCAAGCGCGAAATTACCAGCCAACTAGACTTTTCTTATCTCAACGATGTGTGGGCAGAATTTCAACAAACTCTGCCCACCACTGAAAATATTGCACGGGTTATTTGGCAACGGCTAGCACCCCATTTGCCTTTAGTCCGTGTGCAGTTGTTTGAACATCCTGAACTTTGGGCAGATTATATAGGAAACGGAATGGAAGCGTACCTCAGCACCAGTACTCACTTTAGCGCGGCCCATCGGCTAGCTCATCCTGATCTCAGCAATGAAGAGAATGCTGAAATTTATGGTAAGTGTGCCCGTCCCCACGGCCACGGACATAATTACCATTTAGAAGTCACTGTCAAAGGAGAAATTGCTCCGCGCACAGGCATGATTGTCGATTTAGTTGCTTTGAATCGGGTGATAGAAGATTATGTACTAGAGCCATTCGATCACACCTTTTTAAACAAAGACATTCCTTACTTTGCTCAAGTTGTGCCGACTGCTGAGAATATCGCACTTTATATTAGTAAGGTACTGCGATCGCCCATTCAAGAATTAGGAGTTAAGCTTGACAAAGTTAAGCTGATTGAAAGTCCTAATAATTCCTGCGAAATCTACGCCACTGATTTGGAATCAAACCATTCATTGGTGACAGATGCAGTTCTCGCTTCGTTGTAA